The segment CATTTAGTAAATGCTTAATAGGACTATAGCCGTACTTGGTATAAATCCTAAGGTCAAGGATCATCCTATAGGCATATACAGAGACACTTAAACAGGCAACCCTTTTGAATAGACAAATGTGTTGTTTACACAATTTGTCTGGGTTTTAGTACTTGTACATGTGTTGTGTCATACTCGCGCTGTATCATTTTCGTGAAATCCTGGGTAGatgaaacaacaaaaaatacaacatttagATTCATCTGGCAATAACCGGAGTAGGGTCCAAAACCTTATCCATTCCGATACTAAGCTTGCCAGTTTGGATCACTGCAAAAAATCGAATGTACCTTATAGAATGCTCTGAAATGGTTTAAACTTTCATCAATTCTATGGATCATTACGCGTACTATCCCCAACAGCCACAATATTCAATGCTGAACAGAAGAACGAAATATAAATCAAAGAACATTTTTGGACTATTGCAAAAGATACTATTTTTTCCTGTACAAGCACTGATCTccatgtataaatgtatactAGGTTGAAATTTTTACGAAGAATTAGACAGTTGATACATAGTTTGACATATCTTTTTGAGGCCAGCCTATCTTAACGACTTGACATCTGATTGGTTTGTAGACATGGAACCCGTGGGGCTGGCGGTAGACTGGGTGTACGGACACCTGTACTGGACAGATACCGTCTACAGGGCCGTTATGATGTCAAACCTTGACGGCACGGGACGCGTTACCATAGTGACAAAAGACCTGATCATCCCCCGTGGAATTGCTGTCCACCCCGATAGAAGGTTTGTTCAGAACTACGCGTCTCAATTTTTAGATTTCAAAAAACTCTCTCAAACAATTCTTGATCCATAAGGATATCTACATTAATGCGTGCAAtgtctttaatttttataaaaagtatatGATACAAAATAAGTTTCGTATTTCATCAAACTGTATTATCAAATGAATTTGATAGAGAACTATATGTCGGCGACCAAGGAAAACATGCTGTGCAGGTTTGTGGGTTGGATGGAAGAAACTGCCGGGAACTCAACGTCACTGACGACAGCGCCACCTTCTGGCCAAATCAGATCGCTATTGACTACTCATCTCAGTAAGTCTCAAAACGgggcttacatgtacatgcatctCTATAAATCTATGAAAAACAaagtgaaaatgatttttataccTACTgttaatcagtttaaaaataaCCCTGATCGTGTATAGTTAAAGTGATAGCTAATTTTGAGTCAACCATATGGGAGAATTAAAATCATATAGACCATTATTCTCAACCCTGGTATTTTGGTGTTTTGTAAATCACAGAAAGGTACATTGGACGGACGGGTGGGTACCAGCTTTATATTCCTGTTCCATTGGAGGCACCGACTGCCAGAAGAAGACTGGGAACCTCTCCACAGAACTTGGTTCTAACCCAGCGTTTGGTCTTGCTGTTGGTCAGAGTGGCCAGTTGTATTTGTCCACACTCCACAACCAGTCGTTATATAGGTCCAGTCTTGATCTTGAACTGACTAGCGTACAGATAGACACGTCAGAAACAAAGACGTTCTTCTTGATCAAAAAGGAAACGGGCTCTAGTCTACCAGCAGGTGCGTGTAAAATCTCACATTACCTTCAAATGTAATGACTAAACGAAGTTAGATTTTTAGATGTAACAGTCTTCAAAATGTTGCAATTTTTGATCAAAAAGGAAACGGGCTCTAGTCTACCAGCAGGTGCGTGTAAAATCTCACACTACCTTCAAATGTAATGACTAAACGAAGTTAGATTTTTCGATGTAACAGTCTTCAAAATGTTGCGATTTTTTAAGTTAAGGATTCGAAAGTACCAAAGTTACCATGTAAAGTCATCATATTTTGtcaattcttcattaagtttgtAAATTTTGCTTTAACACTGAATTTAGATAATAATATTTGTAATGAAATTGTACTATACAATGAACCAAAAAGGCCTTTGCACCATTATGTTTATCAATATTTCTGTCAATATGAAAATTAACAATGTTGTGTTATTATTATCTatgaacattaaatttgttGGCTATTTGACTGAATATGTCCAAAATGAACTTTATGCAGTGGTCACTACGAATCCTTGTGCCACCAATAAGGGGGGCTGCTCAGACATCTGTGTTCCACACTCAGGGGACAACTTTACCTGCATGTGTCCTGATGGATCGGGAAAACTTCCGGTCAACAAAATGTGCCAAGGTAAAGATCAAATATTATTCTTCCAAACTCTTTAACAGAATCAAattcatgtcatttttttttatgaagacACGTTTTAAATAATTGTAGCCCCGGACCAGTTTCTGCTCTTTACCGACATATCTAGGGGAATTGTGGGAATGGCTAGTGTTGACGATTCTGAAATGCAGACGACAATTGCACGGGCTGTTAAACCTTTGGCAGTGGTTTACCATCAAACTGAAAAAGTATGAACGCGATATTTTTTAACTGTTGCTCTAAATTTTCTTACATTATGTGTACGAAAGATTTTGATATACGAGCTTTAAacacaattcatttttaaacagaaaGTTTACTTCGCCGATGCTCGTCTTCGGGCCATCTACAAATGCAACCTAGACGGAAGTGACGTACAGACTGTACTAAACAGCTCGCATGGCATTGGCCAAGTGGAAGGTAAACAGCTGGTTTAGGGCACTTTAAGGCAAATATAATACTAAATGTCAAACACCAAGGCATAATAATTCAATGTACCGATACATATGAAATTTCAACTACCAATGacatatatatcttaacaaatTAGGTTTGTCGATTGACTACCGCCAGAACCGACTTTACTTTTCCAACATGGGTTTTGAGGAGTATGATGGGGTGCTGAGATCATGGCATACTATCGAGATGGTGGACTTGGACACCAAACAAAGACGGACCATTTTGACGTCATTGGAGAAACCCAGGGCCGTAGTGGTGGACTCAGACCGCCGGTAAATAGCCGCTTGATTCATTTTTTAAGGATATTTCTTTATCTTACAGTAGCAATgttattcattttgaaattgttttattttactttggtTGCCTCGTTGCGGGTCTTTTGTCTCTTTCCATGCAGTATAGCAGTATTGTACAATCACGTTAATCATTAATTATACTAAAATAACAATTCAGTACTCAATGAAGTTCAtacaaattattcatttaattaagcCCACTAATTTTCTTCATTCCCTCCACGAATATTTCGCAAACTGTAATACTGAGGCATTTATATTGAACAGAGTTCTGTACTACACCGACTGGGGAAGTGCAGGTCACGTGGGTAGGGTGGGTTTGGATGGTTCCAACAAGGTGATGCTAACTACAGCGGAGAACCCTAATGACCTGATTATCACTGACAATAAGTTGTTGATCATCAACAACAAACAGCCCACAGCAGAAATCATAGAAATAGACCTCGCCAACTCTAATGGCGTAACAAACAGCCGTCAACTTTTCAACGTGGTAAGTCAGGCCTTTGCAAAGATAACAAAACAGAAACGCGTATTGTATAGAAATAGCATAATATCTATTTAGTCATAAAAAGAATGTGGATGTTCGAATAATTATGGATTTTTTAATAGGAGCCGATGTCTCTGTCCATATCTGGGGGTAACCTGCTGGTCAGCTCTTTTACGGGAGGTCTCAGTATCTACAGCAAGTCAAGTCTCAGCCGAACCTTTAGCTCCATCCTCGGACAGTTTACACGAATGACCGTGGTGGACACAACTATAACTAAGCAACGAGGtactctgagagagagagagagagagagagagagagagagagagagagagagagagagagagagagggagagagagagagagagcattttAGAATGTTGGTGTTAATAAtatgatgggtttttttaaaatttcagatgAAGGCGTATGTTCGAATTCCGAATCCTGCTCTGGCATTTGTGTGACTTCATCACAGTCCACTTTTTTCACGTGTCTATGTCCAACCGATAAATTCAACGAACAAACCAGCGACCGTTTATCCTGTCAGAGTATGTTGTGTTGCAATTTCTTTGATATATGTAATATACTTTGACGTCTGATAATGTAATCTGTTTGTCACCTCGGTTATACCGCTCACAACAATTTATTGAAGTACTTCGACTTAAAACAACAAGTCATTTTGAGAATAATGTTAGAAGTACTGgtaatttcatgatattttaacTTGCAACTGCCTTCCGATTGTTTTCCTGTCCACCCCATCTTTTTCTCCGTCAGTCAAAACAAACCGTTTAGGACATTTCTCAAACCTTCTTCAAATTTAGATGATTCGGGTAAACAATACAGTTGTGTCGTAATGTTGACCCATACCTTTTGGCTCTGACTAAAAAATTCctcattttgattttacaaaaatgaaaaaaatattcaacaattaaCAAATTACATTGAACTTCATGATCATCACCTATCGAGGCGTTTAattagttttctttgtttttctacACAGAACCAAACTCCTACTTATTATTTGCCGACATAGACGGGATCAAAATGGTCCCACAAGGCAATACGGGCGACAACCACGTCTACACCATAGTGTATCCTAGCGCCGACTGTAGCCATTTCTATGGTCTTGTAGTGGATGATAATCAACAGTATATTTACTTCAGTGCTTTACAAGGGTAATTAATACTTTTTCTTTCTACGGGTTATCCTATGAATTAAGTAAAAGCATTTTTCCAGTAGACATCGAGCGAATGTCTTGACTAGTTAAAGCTTGTAACTAGGATTTCATTTCTTAGTAGGTCCCTACTTCATTTCATACCAAAGTGTACGCACTGATTTATTCTGTTTATAAAGTCAAACGAATTGGGGGTTTTTTCTGTTAAGTGACGACTTAGTTTACTTTTAGcctaaattttgaaacaaaatttcgtcaaagatttctcaacAACTATTTAGtgcatatttttgaaatttttacacacaatatttttataggcatgccatatacCAGGTAGTAAGATGTTATTTTTACCAAATTAGATGTCAActcctgttaaatgtcgacttggcttattttgcatatttaaatCAGAGCAGGGGTATGAccagtgagcattggctcacagatatcttgttgtttaaaatgtttaccaAATACAAGtctgttttatataatatttccaTTTTCAGGAATTCAATTTTCCGCGCCAATGTAGACGGTTCGAATATGGAAAAATTTGTGACTGATGCCAATGGCAAAGTAACAAGTTTAGCTTTGGCTGGAAGCGACCTCTTCTGGACAACTACAAACAGCATTGATAACTCTACCGGTGCTATCGTTCACTGTAACACAGGGGATACCAGCAGAACTGTCACTGTACTGAGGAATACCACAACGGAACCTCTAGATATCGCAGCTGATGAAAGGTATACCACCATCTTCATCCCCCTTAGTCCTAATGAGACGTTGAAACAGTTTTAACTAATATAACTCCCTggatttcatttctttatttgtgTTAGTACTGAAAAACAAGATAATGTTAAGGTTCATAGAAACTCAGAGAGATACTTCCTGAGAAATATTCGACGGTTTATCAAAATTGCGTTTCTTTAGACCCGAGCTTTGTTATCAAATGTGAtttaattgaatgaaaaatgatgTTATTTGGGATGATTATTACAATGCTTTATATTGACAGTAACATTTACTGGACAGAGAGAGGCAGCACTTCTTTGAAGCGGTTAGACAGACGTGATACTGTAGTACGTTCCATAACAGTCGGTCGCCAGACCTCTGCCATTGCCCTCACTGTTCCCTCCAGACATCTCCTGTACGCCACGGACCAGAGCGTGACATTGCGGCGGTTTCCTGCCAGCTCTGGTATtaacatacatttatacatacatgtatataagactGTAAATTAGAGGTATATGTTTCGCGTCCTGATTTTTATACTACAGAAACTagaattgtaaagaaaaagatttgaGAAATGCAATTGATTTCAAAAGAATCAACGAATGCTAGTATTAAAATGTATCTCCCTATTTGTGGGTTACCAACATATTGGCAGATAATTATATACTCATTCCATAACCAAAGCATGATCTTATGAATTATcctgactttttatcttttGTAAAGGTTCATATCTAGTGGACACTATAACAGAGGCAGGGGTGAGAAATCTGAAGCCTACAAGACAATTCCTTTACCTATCTCGCTGGTGGGGAAACAACACGGGGTCGGTAACACGCCATGACCTCAtcacgaaaaaaaattattacgtCACGAACAGTACAATTCGACCTGGACAGATGGTTTATATATCAGATCAGGCAATAAGTGTACAAGGTGGGGTAATTTTATACATTCACACTCGCAAATATTTTACCTCACACGTCACGTCCGCTGTGAACCCTCGTTTACGTCTTTGTTTTGTGTTTAGATAAGGTGGGTAGCTGTCCCTCCATTGGATCCTGTTCAAGCACGGCCTGTTTTCTGGACGTGGACTGTTACGGTAGCTCTAAATGCTGTGGTACAAGTCAATGTACCAGGTGTTCACCCCCAGAGAAAG is part of the Magallana gigas chromosome 3, xbMagGiga1.1, whole genome shotgun sequence genome and harbors:
- the LOC105342220 gene encoding low-density lipoprotein receptor-related protein 4, with the translated sequence MYHRIRMDPGLVVVWSLLLTVVLSEELFVTTQTSVLHIDTSTSQTSTIITKENGRLLGLAADWRGGRLYYTDVSPTGGGIYTANLQGGDVRKLPIQYPDMEPVGLAVDWVYGHLYWTDTVYRAVMMSNLDGTGRVTIVTKDLIIPRGIAVHPDRRELYVGDQGKHAVQVCGLDGRNCRELNVTDDSATFWPNQIAIDYSSQKVHWTDGWVPALYSCSIGGTDCQKKTGNLSTELGSNPAFGLAVGQSGQLYLSTLHNQSLYRSSLDLELTSVQIDTSETKTFFLIKKETGSSLPAVVTTNPCATNKGGCSDICVPHSGDNFTCMCPDGSGKLPVNKMCQAPDQFLLFTDISRGIVGMASVDDSEMQTTIARAVKPLAVVYHQTEKKVYFADARLRAIYKCNLDGSDVQTVLNSSHGIGQVEGLSIDYRQNRLYFSNMGFEEYDGVLRSWHTIEMVDLDTKQRRTILTSLEKPRAVVVDSDRRVLYYTDWGSAGHVGRVGLDGSNKVMLTTAENPNDLIITDNKLLIINNKQPTAEIIEIDLANSNGVTNSRQLFNVEPMSLSISGGNLLVSSFTGGLSIYSKSSLSRTFSSILGQFTRMTVVDTTITKQRDEGVCSNSESCSGICVTSSQSTFFTCLCPTDKFNEQTSDRLSCQKPNSYLLFADIDGIKMVPQGNTGDNHVYTIVYPSADCSHFYGLVVDDNQQYIYFSALQGNSIFRANVDGSNMEKFVTDANGKVTSLALAGSDLFWTTTNSIDNSTGAIVHCNTGDTSRTVTVLRNTTTEPLDIAADESNIYWTERGSTSLKRLDRRDTVVRSITVGRQTSAIALTVPSRHLLYATDQSVTLRRFPASSGSYLVDTITEAGVRNLKPTRQFLYLSRWWGNNTGSVTRHDLITKKNYYVTNSTIRPGQMVYISDQAISVQDKVGSCPSIGSCSSTACFLDVDCYGSSKCCGTSQCTRCSPPEKGSNCVKEGVYIENSGGAVNIGCEKCSCLNGNLTCDRLVCPDLGSCPTEYKNKPSGSCCRSCSVTTACSSPPTIENCPISTKSFLLPSNSDTVNVTLDDVISTATYGKSCSGQKLNIDFRDTSLKYRPNVQTVTILASDKHGTATCTVSIHLIDDTKPVFESCPSDEIQIYVTESNRVVTWPPVTARDNSGTVTLTPNMENGVERPADLYAINYEAVDGSGNSKVCTFSVRVVMLKACKSPPIPFNGLLSCKDATELTCQFENCNAGYLNTLSVTPTHTCDQTSGQWVPPFPSNFTNVCVKPRPSIIQREYNFEFNCPNSEFDAGDLQECISNARLCPKDDIKLCDRPFKRIQGVAESNSLMNINMKMEGTLPYGGNLADLTSRMDSAGRMIEDFFQTGNFKTKCPKITCPFTKATSKPDIRKCNIGSKTFNVQGKEICAPCPAGWFYNMDGDCSRCPSNTFQERTGQTICTPCPEKTSSPTGSFLQLHCIQSLSQSGGNTDTMNMLTIVIPVIAAALVILFLVVVIACFLKRKKASQQPSKREEKFQNPIFIGQGNDAFSGPSVEEYDQIPADKMLSESQIHNFKKVGSEGDYESSANLPGQDHTYQGLKEAKGTTNKAFGQSNHDSSDDYDSPHDPFWRSMT